Below is a window of Myxococcales bacterium DNA.
CGCGTGGAGCTGGGGCATGTCGCAATCCGGCACCACCCACATGGGCGGTGGCAGCGGCGCTGGAAAGGTGAACGTTCAAGACGTCTCCTTCACGAAATACGTCGACAAATCCACGCCCAACCTGCTGCGCGCCTGCTGCAAGGGCACGCACTTCAAGCAGGCCGTTCTCACCGTCCGCAAGGCCGGCGACAAGCCGCTCGAGTACATCAAAATTACCCTGAGCGACCTCATCGTCACCTCGGTGTCCACGGGCGGCAGCGGGGGCGAAGATCGCCTCACGGAGAACGTCACGCTCAACTTCGGTAAGTTCAAGT
It encodes the following:
- a CDS encoding type VI secretion system tube protein Hcp; this translates as MAVDMFIKIDTLEGESSDDKHKAEIDVLAWSWGMSQSGTTHMGGGSGAGKVNVQDVSFTKYVDKSTPNLLRACCKGTHFKQAVLTVRKAGDKPLEYIKITLSDLIVTSVSTGGSGGEDRLTENVTLNFGKFKFEYTPQKADGSGAGAIPVAYNIAQNKEE